One window of Nymphaea colorata isolate Beijing-Zhang1983 chromosome 11, ASM883128v2, whole genome shotgun sequence genomic DNA carries:
- the LOC116263717 gene encoding uncharacterized protein LOC116263717, with translation MEWKKSYLDLVLVPLGLFFTLMYHIWLWHKVRTQPLQTILGINAAGRRLWVKAMMKDIDKKSVLAVQSLRNMIMGATLMATMSILLSSGLAAVISSTYSVKKPLYDSVFGAHGEFMVALKYVSLLLMFLLSFLCYSLSIRFINIVNFLINIPPQYETSIVSPEYVSELLHRGTVLNMMGNRLFYSALPLLLWIFGPVLVFLCSVAMIPVLYNLDIVDGGGKEEKEMMKEESEGKITCFNV, from the exons atggaatggaagaagagcTACTTAGACTTGGTACTGGTGCCATTAGGCCTTTTTTTCACACTTATGTACCACATTTGGCTGTGGCACAAGGTAAGGACCCAACCACTGCAAACAATCTTAGGCATCAATGCCGCTGGCCGCAGGCTCTGGGTGAAGGCCATGATGAAG GACATTGACAAGAAGAGTGTCTTAGCTGTGCAGTCACTTCGAAACATGATCATGGGTGCTACACTTATGGCAACAATGTCGATCCTGCTCTCTTCCGGGCTTGCTGCAGTTATAAGCAGCACGTACAGTGTGAAGAAGCCGTTGTATGATTCGGTGTTCGGCGCACATGGCGAGTTCATGGTGGCACTGAAATATGTGTCTCTGCTTCTCATGTTCCTCCTTTCCTTCCTCTGCTACTCCCTCTCTATAAGGTTTATCAACATAGTGAACTTCCTCATAAACATCCCACCACAGTACGAGACCTCAATTGTGAGCCCAGAGTATGTGTCTGAGCTCTTACACAGGGGAACTGTCCTGAACATGATGGGAAACAGGCTTTTCTATTCTGCCTTACCGCTTTTGCTCTGGATATTTGGGCCTGTCTTGGTCTTCTTGTGCTCCGTAGCCATGATACCTGTGCTTTACAATCTTGACATAGTCGATGgaggaggaaaggaagaaaaggagatgATGAAGGAAGAGAGTGAAGGAAAGATCACCTGCTTTAACGTGTAA